In candidate division KSB1 bacterium, the following are encoded in one genomic region:
- a CDS encoding phosphatase PAP2 family protein, translated as MRARHFVFLTLIATGSCLCRHHFAVASTGDLENAGTIVLVALPTTGAALAIANRDAQGPTQLASSLAVSAGLTVVLKYCIEEKRPNGGKHSFPSGHASLAFSAADFIRGRYGWKYGAPALAAATFVAYSRVASRQHYVHDVVAGAGIGVASSMLLTKPYKEWRVSVLTGQQTVVLRLWRHL; from the coding sequence ATGCGAGCACGACACTTCGTTTTTCTGACCCTCATTGCCACCGGGTCTTGTCTGTGCCGTCATCATTTCGCTGTGGCAAGCACAGGTGACCTGGAAAATGCAGGGACCATCGTTCTGGTCGCTCTGCCCACCACAGGGGCAGCACTCGCCATTGCCAATCGCGATGCCCAGGGCCCAACACAATTGGCCAGCTCCCTGGCGGTCTCTGCGGGCCTCACCGTGGTCCTGAAATACTGCATCGAGGAGAAACGTCCGAATGGCGGGAAACACTCCTTCCCATCCGGTCATGCCTCCCTTGCTTTTTCCGCGGCAGACTTCATACGCGGGCGCTACGGATGGAAGTATGGGGCACCGGCCCTCGCGGCCGCAACCTTCGTCGCCTACAGCCGCGTGGCCTCACGACAACACTACGTCCACGATGTGGTAGCCGGCGCGGGGATCGGCGTTGCCTCCAGCATGTTGCTCACAAAACCGTACAAGGAGTGGAGAGTCTCTGTGCTGACAGGGCAGCAAACAGTCGTGCTGCGCCTATGGCGACACTTATGA
- a CDS encoding DUF362 domain-containing protein, translating into MKREPTEDMTTHYPSRRQFLSAFASAGAGLFLSPFLKSTLKTWAHPVVAPLSATVAVTQAESYERTLVRRKVEHLFDALGGISDMFGAGSRVVIKVNLTGGSGSAGSARLQGVPITESMWTHPEVLRAVAELVIDCGVRPGDIYFVEALWDSASYFNFGYSAVQQQLGARMVDLNQPAPYSHFVDLPVGDRKFFYDSFRVNQILRDVDVYISIPKLKQHYEAGVTAALKNQVGIVPKQLYETTSNRTRREAIHTQGGPSSAHLPRAICDLNLARPVHLAVIDGVKNARGGEGVWNPTFRVAEDHVLVAGREPVAADAVATYLMGIDQEAETLPLPGGGQCDNHLHLLSQRGVGTNQLSAIHVVGDGAGLVTAVQPGEMRPSPPTAFTLYPNYPNPFNTGTMIGVSLPQESRITLEILDGKGILVAVPFSGRLGAGYHQFHWQPRHLPSGIYFCRVRGEGVAQSVKLVYQK; encoded by the coding sequence ATGAAAAGGGAACCCACAGAAGACATGACGACTCACTACCCGTCCCGCCGCCAGTTCTTGTCTGCGTTCGCAAGTGCCGGCGCCGGTTTGTTCCTCTCACCCTTCTTAAAATCAACTCTCAAGACATGGGCACATCCTGTCGTAGCTCCACTCTCGGCAACGGTAGCGGTGACCCAGGCCGAAAGCTATGAACGCACGTTGGTCCGGCGAAAGGTAGAGCACCTCTTTGACGCACTCGGTGGGATCTCGGACATGTTCGGGGCCGGCAGCCGAGTGGTGATCAAGGTTAACCTCACCGGTGGTTCTGGCTCTGCCGGTAGCGCAAGGCTGCAGGGGGTGCCAATCACCGAGAGCATGTGGACCCATCCAGAAGTTCTGCGCGCCGTTGCCGAGCTGGTCATCGATTGCGGGGTCCGGCCTGGCGATATCTACTTCGTGGAGGCGCTGTGGGACTCTGCCTCCTACTTTAACTTCGGTTACAGCGCGGTACAACAGCAGCTTGGCGCGCGCATGGTCGACTTGAATCAACCCGCTCCCTACTCCCACTTCGTGGACCTGCCCGTGGGCGACCGGAAGTTTTTCTACGATTCCTTCAGGGTCAACCAGATTCTCCGCGACGTGGACGTGTATATTTCCATTCCTAAGCTTAAGCAGCACTACGAGGCCGGGGTGACAGCGGCCCTTAAGAATCAGGTCGGCATAGTTCCGAAACAGCTTTACGAGACCACCAGCAACAGAACGCGGAGGGAGGCCATTCATACCCAAGGGGGGCCCTCGTCCGCGCACTTGCCACGCGCCATCTGCGACCTGAATCTGGCTAGGCCGGTGCATTTGGCGGTAATCGATGGAGTCAAGAATGCCCGCGGAGGCGAAGGAGTCTGGAATCCCACGTTTCGCGTCGCCGAGGACCACGTGCTCGTGGCCGGAAGGGAGCCGGTAGCCGCAGATGCAGTGGCCACTTACCTCATGGGCATTGACCAGGAGGCAGAAACTCTGCCCCTGCCCGGGGGTGGGCAGTGCGATAACCACCTCCACCTCTTGTCCCAAAGAGGAGTTGGCACAAATCAGCTCTCGGCCATACACGTGGTTGGCGACGGCGCCGGCTTGGTGACGGCTGTGCAACCCGGTGAGATGCGCCCTTCGCCGCCTACTGCCTTTACCCTGTACCCCAACTATCCGAACCCGTTCAACACGGGGACTATGATCGGCGTGTCCTTACCTCAAGAAAGCCGCATAACCCTCGAGATTCTCGATGGAAAGGGAATACTTGTTGCGGTGCCGTTCAGCGGAAGACTGGGCGCGGGTTATCACCAGTTTCACTGGCAACCCCGGCACCTGCCGAGCGGCATCTACTTCTGTAGGGTGCGAGGTGAAGGAGTCGCTCAAAGTGTTAAGCTGGTCTACCAAAAATAA